The following are encoded together in the Oncorhynchus masou masou isolate Uvic2021 chromosome 5, UVic_Omas_1.1, whole genome shotgun sequence genome:
- the LOC135539426 gene encoding kinesin light chain 1-like isoform X2 — MSIMVYPREDRLEKLSQEEIISSTKLVIQGLEALKSEHNSILHSLLETIRCLKKDEEANLVHEKSSLLRKSVEMIELGLGEAQVMMALSAHLNAVESEKQKLRAQVRRLCQENQWLRDELAGTQQKLQKSEQSVAQLEEEKKHLEFMNQLKKYDEDVSPTEEKDGEPPKDTLDDLFPNDEEENSQGMPHQHNSAAVAAAQQGGYEIPARLRTLHNLVIQYASQGRYEVAVPLCKQALEDLEKTSGHDHPDVATMLNILALVYRDQNKYKEAAHLLNDALSIREKTLGKDHPAVAATLNNLAVLYGKRGKYKEAEPLCKRALEIREKVLGKDHPDVAKQLNNLALLCQNQGKYEEVEYYYCRALEIYERRLGSDDPNVAKTKNNLASCYLKQGKYKEAEILYKEILTQAHEKEFGSVDAENKPIWMHAEEREECKSKDGYGDYGGWYKNCKVNSPTVNTTLRNLGALYRRQGKMEAAETLEECALRSRKQGGVELQRDGDRRRSRESLSSVKYESPSEAGEDGSVDWNGA; from the exons ATGTCAATCATGGTGTACCCCAGGGAAGACCGTCTGGAGAAGCTGTCCCAGGAGGAGATCATCTCCAGTACCAAGCTGGTGATCCAGGGCCTGGAGGCGCTGAAGAGCGAGCACAACTCCATCTTGCACAGCCTGCTGGAGACCATCCGCTGCCTGAAGAAGGACGAGGAGGCCAACCTGGTGCACGAGAAGTCCAGCCTGCTGCGCAAGTCAGTGGAGATGATCGAGCTGGGGCTGGGCGAGGCGCAG GTGATGATGGCCCTGTCTGCCCACCTGAACGCTGTGGAGTCGGAGAAGCAGAAGCTGCGTGCCCAGGTACGTCGACTGTGCCAAGAGAACCAGTGGCTGCGGGATGAGCTGGCGGGCACCCAGCAAAAGCTGCAGAAGAGCGAGCAGAGTGTGGCCCAgctggaagaggagaagaagcaTCTGGAGTTCATGAATCAGCTGAAGAAGTACGACGAGGATGTGTCCCCTACT gaggagaaagatggagagccTCCTAAAGATACACTGGACGACCTCTTCCCCAATGATGAGGAGGAAAACAGTCAAGGAA TGCCGCACCAGCATAACAGCGCAGCGGTGGCCGCAGCCCAGCAGGGTGGCTATGAAATCCCGGCTCGCCTGAGGACCCTCCACAACCTGGTTATCCAGTATGCCTCCCAGGGCCGCTACGAGGTGGCCGTGCCCCTCTGCAAACAGGCCCTGGAGGACCTGGAGAAGACATCTGGACACGACCACCCTGACGTGGCCACCATGCTCAACATCCTGGCCCTGGTCtacag GGACCAGAACAAATACAAGGAGGCGGCTCACCTGCTCAACGACGCACTGTCTATCCGGGAGAAAACCCTTGGGAAAGACCACCCTGCG GTGGCTGCGACACTGAACAATCTGGCAGTGCTGTATGGAAAGAGGGGGAAGTACAAGGAAGCTGAGCCCCTTTGCAAgagggctctggagatcagagaGAAG GTGCTGGGCAAGGACCATCCTGATGTGGCCAAGCAGTTGAACAACCTGGCCCTGCTGTGCCAGAATCAGGGCAAGTACGAGGAGGTGGAGTACTACTACTGCCGTGCCCTGGAGATCTACGAGCGCCGGCTGGGCTCTGACGACCCCAACGTGGCCAAGACCAAGAACAACCTG GCTTCATGTTACTTGAAGCAGGGGAAGTACAAGGAGGCGGAAATCCTTTACAAAGAGATCCTCACCCAAGCTCACGAGAAGGAATTTGGATCTGTGGATG cTGAGAACAAACCCATCTGGATGCATGCTGAGGAGCGGGAGGAGTGCaag AGCAAAGACGGCTATGGAGATTATGGCGGCTGGTATAAAAACTGCAAGGTGAACAG cCCCACTGTCAACACCACGCTACGTAATCTGGGAGCTCTGTACCGCCGGCAAGGCAAGATGGAGGCCGCTGAGACCCTGGAGGAATGTGCCTTGAGGTCCCGAAAACAG GGTGGGGTGGAGctgcagagagacggagacaggaggaggagcagggagagtCTGAGCAGCGTAAAATATGAGAGCCCCTCCGAAGCAGGGGAGGACGGCAGCGTGGACTGGAACGGG